In Triplophysa rosa linkage group LG18, Trosa_1v2, whole genome shotgun sequence, a genomic segment contains:
- the LOC130568911 gene encoding tumor necrosis factor receptor superfamily member 12A: MYSSMNPDMARALCWITLVATTVVTGINADTSSSRCAKSEFWNRDSEQCVDCSSCKQYPKTPNCDTCTPTEPSDSWRVAAITSLSVLAAVIVFGALLIGVLVHQSRSRRTLREPIEETTGPLYPA; this comes from the exons ATGTATAGCTCAATGAATCCCGATATGGCGCGTGCCCTCTGCTGGATTACGTTAGTGGCCACTACGGTTGTGACTGGAATAAACGCGGATACAA GTTCATCCCGCTGTGCGAAATCAGAATTTTGGAACAGAGATTCTGAACAATGTGTAGATTGTTCTTCGTGCAAGCAGTACCCAAAAACACCAAATTGTGACACAT GCACACCCACAGAACCTTCGGATTCCTGGAGGGTGGCAGCAATTACTAGTTTGTCTGTGCTGGCAGCTGTAATTGTTTTTGGAGCCTTGCTCATAGGAGTGCTGGTACATCAGAGCAGGTCCAGGAGGACCTTACGTG AGCCGATAGAGGAGACTACAGGACCACTTTATCCAGCATAG
- the rnf40 gene encoding E3 ubiquitin-protein ligase BRE1B — MSGTGGGKRTSGGDSPPGPPEKKTKKEEKTTTTLIEPIRIGGVSSTEEMDMKVIQFKNKKLYERLEQRQALEDELREKIEKLEKRQATDDTTLLIVNRCWTQLEENIHDLLQRVDPKDPPAPVQTPATPPVPADVPLAAAAPLPAPEPAAPLPAPVEGEDGLPQPPANKGEEQKELAQDKEQEQQQADTEEKPPEKPVEDGIPAPPPPLSESAKSFLAILDNSSEEELALQLQDRMQFSKGAVACVVCIFDRLHNSIEELCSRVKTAVCEDDSQREIVATNRTLLEENSRLQDLASSLQGRHHKMSLEYNELVDKVTSSETKVSEMETAVEDLQWDIEKLRKREQKLNKHLAEALEQLNSGYHATGGSGGLPGGQITLSIQKFESLNAELEQNQELANSRMAELEKLQQELQEAVRESEKLKMDLRNIPEEVLKETPEYKCLQSQFSLLYNESLSVKTQLDEARALLLTAKNAHLRQIEHMESDELSLQKKLRTEVIQLEDTLAQVRKEYEMLRIEFEQNLAANEQAGPINREMRHLISSLQNHNHQLKGDVQRYKRKLRETHMEINKFKCQSSDASAQMLEESLGDGGLEVKKEEDEDQEEEEERRRELERQRAREREREAERERERERERERQRSEEMKRKDSDTLKMLRAELKKAQESQKEMKLLLDMYKSAPKEQRDKVQLMAAEKKSKAEVDELRQRVRELEERERKESKKLADEDALCKIRVAEETIEHLQKKLAATKQEEEALLSEMDVTGQAFEDMQEQNSRLMQQLREKDDANFKLMSERIKSNQIYKLLREEKEELADQVLTFKTQVDAQLLVVQKLEEKEGVLQSTLAALEKELTLRTQALELNKRKAVEAAQLAEDLKVQLEHTQTKMREIQASVLDNRNARERESANLKRAQEDLSRLRRKLEKQKKVEVYTDADEILQEEINQYKAKLRCPCCNTRDKETVLTKCFHVFCYECLKTRYDTRQRKCPKCNAAFGANDFHRIYIT, encoded by the exons ATGTCTGGCACTGGGGGTGGGAAGCGGACCTCAGGAGGGGATAGTCCCCCTGGTCCGCCTGAAAAAAAGACGAAAAAAGAGGAGAAGACTACTACAACTCTTATAGAGCCCATTCGGATCGGAGGGGTTTCTTCTACG GAGGAGATGGACATGAAGGTCATTCAGTTCAAGAACAAGAAGCTTTACGAGCGCCTTGAACAGAGACAGGCTTTGGAAGATGAGTTGAGAGAAAAGATTGAGAAGCTGGAGAAGAGGCAGGCCACAGATGACACCACCCTGCTTATCGTCAACCGCTGCTGGACTCAG CTGGAGGAAAATATTCATGACTTGCTGCAGCGTGTAGACCCTAAGGATCCCCCAGCACCTGTCCAGACTCCTGCCACACCTCCTGTCCCTGCAGATGTGCCTCTCGCAGCTGCCGCCCCATTGCCGGCTCCTGAACCTGCTGCTCCATTACCAGCTCCAGTGGAGGGAGAGGACGGCCTCCCCCAGCCTCCTGCAAATAAGGGTGAAGAACAGAAAGAGCTAGCGCAggacaaggaacaggaacagcaACAGGCTGACACTGAGGAGAAGCCACCAGAGAAACCAGTGGAGGATGGAATCCCTG CTCCTCCACCGCCTCTCAGTGAGAGTGCAAAGTCTTTCCTAGCCATTCTGGATAACAGTAGTGAAGAGGAACTCGCCCTGCAGCTGCAGGACAGAATGCAGTTCAGCAAGGGGGCTGTAGCCTGCGTGGTCTGCATCTTTGACCGTCTGCACAACAGCATTGAGGAGCTGTGCTCTAGAGTGAAAACAGCCG TTTGTGAGGATGACAGTCAGCGAGAGATAGTCGCCACAAACCGCACACTTCTAGAGGAAAACAGTCGGTTGCAAGACCTTGCTTCCTCTCTTCAGGGGAGACACCACAAAATGTCTTTAGAG TATAATGAACTAGTGGACAAAGTCACAAGTTCCGAGACTAAAGTGTCTGAGATGGAAACCGCTGTGGAGGACCTGCAGTGGGACATCGAGAAACTTCGTAAGAGAGAGCAGAAGCTGAATAAGCATCTAGCAGAAGCTCTGGAGCAG cttAATTCAGGCTACCATGCCACTGGCGGTTCTGGTGGATTACCTGGTGGTCAAATCACACTCAGTATACAAAAG TTTGAGTCTCTGAATGCAGAGCTGGAGCAGAACCAGGAGCTTGCCAACAGCCGTATGGCAGAGCTTGAGAAACTCCAGCAAGAGCTACAGGAAGCTGTTCGGGAGAGTGAGAAGCTTAAG ATGGATCTAAGAAATATACCAGAGGAGGTGTTGAAGGAGACGCCAGAATATAAGTGCCTCCAATCACAATTCTCTTTGCTCTACAATGAGTCTCTGAGTGTGAAGACCCAGCTGGATGAAGCCAGAGCTCTACTGCTCACTGCCAAGAACGCTCACTTGCGGCAGATAGAACACATGGAG AGTGACGAGTTGTCTCTTCAGAAGAAATTACGTACTGAAGTCATCCAGCTAGAAGACACACTAGCCCAGGTCCGAAAAGAATATGAAATGCTCCGGATCGAGTTCGAGCAGAATCTTGCAGCCAATGAGCAAGCAG GCCCAATAAACAGAGAAATGAGACACTTAATCAGCAGTCTGCAGAACCACAATCACCAGCTCAAAGGGGATGTGCAGAGATATAAGAGAAAGTTGCGTGAGACACATATGGAAATTAACAAG TTCAAGTGCCAGAGCAGTGATGCAAGTGCGCAGATGTTGGAAGAAAGCTTGGGTGATGGTGGACTGGAGGTTAAGAAGGAGGAAGACGAGGaccaggaggaggaggaagagaggaggagagagctGGAGAGGCAGCGAgctcgggagagagagagggaggccgagagagaaagggagagagaaagagagcgcgAGAGACAGCGCAGCGAGGAGATGAAGAGGAAAGACTCAGACACGCTGAAGATGCTCAGAGCAGAGCTCAA AAAAGCTCAGGAGTCTCAGAAGGAAATGAAACTGCTGCTAGACATGTACAAATCGGCTCCCAAAGAGCAGCGGGACAAAGTCCAGCTCATGGCGGCAGAAAAGAAGTCCAAAGCAGAG GTGGACGAGTTGAGGCAGCGAGTGCGAGAACTGGAGGAAAGGGAAAGGAAGGAGAGCAAGAAACTGGCGGATGAAGATGCCCTCTGCAAGATACGCGTGGCCGAGGAGACCATCGAACACTTGCAGAAAAAACTGGCTGCTACGAAACAG GAGGAAGAAGCTCTGCTGAGTGAAATGGATGTGACGGGACAGGCGTTTGAAGACATGCAGGAGCAGAACAGCAGGCTCATGCAGCAGCTCAGAGAAAAAGATGATGCCAACTTCAAGCTGATGAGTGAGCGAATTAAATCCAACCAGATTTACAAGCTCCTGCGGGAGGAGAAGGAGGAGCTGGCGGACCAGGTGCTCACGTTCAAAACCCAG GTGGACGCGCAGCTGCTGGTCGTGCAGAAGCTAGAGGAGAAGGAAGGTGTCCTGCAGAGCACGCTGGCTGCTCTGGAGAAAGAGCTCACGTTGCGTACTCAAGCGCTGGAACTCAACAAACGCAAG GCGGTGGAGGCAGCCCAGTTGGCAGAGGACCTTAAAGTGCAGCTGGAGCACACTCAGACCAAGATGAGGGAAATCCAAGCCTCTGTGTTAGATAATCGTAATGcccgtgagagagagagcgccaACCTTAAGAGAGCACAG GAGGATTTGTCCAGACTGCGGCGTAAGCTAGAGAAGCAGAAGAAGGTGGAGGTGTATACAGATGCTGATGAGATTCTGCAAGAAGAAATAAATCAGTATAAG GCTAAACTGCGGTGTCCCTGTTGTAACACCCGAGACAAGGAGACCGTCCTCACCAAGTGTTTTCACGTCTTCTGCTACGAATGCTTGAAGACCCGTTACGACACTCGGCAGAGGAAGTGCCCCAAATGCAACGCTGCTTTCGGAGCCAATGACTTCCACCGCATCTACATAACTTAA
- the cfap119 gene encoding coiled-coil domain-containing protein 189 isoform X1 produces the protein MKPFEEIRVPQPPRARVLLWADLKQSDLEELERTKSIPEIERILCRALVPDVPEPKRRILLELYTNQVLLCKEKHFNREQTSVLISIVKNVHQFNTETPLNNTDHCFNYCSELLLCHSVRRPPFSIDLFNADQVTEILTNFINTYIRHYFLYKYIFTPEVHLDLSLSYVGIPELTGEEEIARSEIAADDAREFEREIVMDEDQQSAATPIMKTTETDNPKQGSTPKSEVRTIVQKEVREEVMRLNAQLQKRLQESAEQLNGVLSKLEANIQVIK, from the exons ATGAAGCCTTTTGAGGAAATTAGG GTGCCCCAGCCTCCAAGAGCCCGAGTGTTGTTATG GGCAGATCTAAAGCAGAGTGACTTAGAAGAGCTTGAGAGGACCAAGTCTATACCAGAGATTGAAAG GATTTTATGTCGTGCATTGGTCCCGGATGTGCCTGAGCCCAAGCGGAGAATACTGCTCGAGCTCTACACAAATCAAGTGTTGTTATGCAAGGAGAAACATTTCAACAGGGAACAAACTTCTGTTCTCATTTCCATTGTCAAGAATGTGCATCAGTTTAACACAG AAACACCCCTTAACAACACAGATCACTGTTTTAACTACTGCAGTGAACTTCTGCTTTGTCATTCAGTCAGA AGGCCTCCCTTCAGTATTGATCTTTTCAACGCTGATCAAGTGACAGAGATTTTAACCAATTTTATCAACACATATATAAGacactattttttatacaaatacatttttacaccaGAG GTACATTTGGATTTATCATTGTCCTATGTTGGAATACCTGAGCTCACAGGTGAAGAGGAAATTGCCAGATCTG AAATTGCTGCAGATGATGCAAGAGAATTTGAAAGGGAGATAGTGATGGATGAAGATCAACAAAGTGCTGCAACACCAATAATGAAGACAACAGAGACAGACAATCCTAAACAAG GTTCCACACCAAAGTCTGAGGTCAGGACTATAGTTCAAAAGGAGGTGAGAGAAGAAGTGATGCGCTTGAATGCTCAGCTACAAAAAAGGCTGCAGGAAAGTGCCGAGCAGCTTAATGGTGTCCTTAGTAAACTTGAGGCCAACATTCAAGTTATAAAATAA
- the cfap119 gene encoding coiled-coil domain-containing protein 189 isoform X2: MKPFEEIRVPQPPRARVLLWADLKQSDLEELERTKSIPEIERILCRALVPDVPEPKRRILLELYTNQVLLCKEKHFNREQTSVLISIVKNVHQFNTETPLNNTDHCFNYCSELLLCHSVRRPPFSIDLFNADQVTEILTNFINTYIRHYFLYKYIFTPEVHLDLSLSYVGIPELTGEEEIARSDDAREFEREIVMDEDQQSAATPIMKTTETDNPKQGSTPKSEVRTIVQKEVREEVMRLNAQLQKRLQESAEQLNGVLSKLEANIQVIK, encoded by the exons ATGAAGCCTTTTGAGGAAATTAGG GTGCCCCAGCCTCCAAGAGCCCGAGTGTTGTTATG GGCAGATCTAAAGCAGAGTGACTTAGAAGAGCTTGAGAGGACCAAGTCTATACCAGAGATTGAAAG GATTTTATGTCGTGCATTGGTCCCGGATGTGCCTGAGCCCAAGCGGAGAATACTGCTCGAGCTCTACACAAATCAAGTGTTGTTATGCAAGGAGAAACATTTCAACAGGGAACAAACTTCTGTTCTCATTTCCATTGTCAAGAATGTGCATCAGTTTAACACAG AAACACCCCTTAACAACACAGATCACTGTTTTAACTACTGCAGTGAACTTCTGCTTTGTCATTCAGTCAGA AGGCCTCCCTTCAGTATTGATCTTTTCAACGCTGATCAAGTGACAGAGATTTTAACCAATTTTATCAACACATATATAAGacactattttttatacaaatacatttttacaccaGAG GTACATTTGGATTTATCATTGTCCTATGTTGGAATACCTGAGCTCACAGGTGAAGAGGAAATTGCCAGATCTG ATGATGCAAGAGAATTTGAAAGGGAGATAGTGATGGATGAAGATCAACAAAGTGCTGCAACACCAATAATGAAGACAACAGAGACAGACAATCCTAAACAAG GTTCCACACCAAAGTCTGAGGTCAGGACTATAGTTCAAAAGGAGGTGAGAGAAGAAGTGATGCGCTTGAATGCTCAGCTACAAAAAAGGCTGCAGGAAAGTGCCGAGCAGCTTAATGGTGTCCTTAGTAAACTTGAGGCCAACATTCAAGTTATAAAATAA
- the phkg2 gene encoding phosphorylase b kinase gamma catalytic chain, liver/testis isoform, translating to MTRDLILGDELPDWVGAKEFYQKYDPKEVIGRGVSSVVRRCVHKHTGQEYAVKIIEITEEKMTEQQLEEVKSSTLKEIHVLNLVKGHPSIITLIDSYETTTFIFLVFDLMRRGELFDYLTEKVTLSEKETRSMMRALLEAVQYLHSLNIVHRDLKPENVLLDDQGHIKLSDFGFSVQLQPNEKLRELCGTPGYLAPEILKCSMDETHEGYGKEVDLWACGVILFTLLAGSPPFWHRKQLLMLRMIMEGRYQFSSPEWDDRSDTVKDLISRLLVVEPTFRLTAEQALAHPFFCQYQKEEVRLFSPRKTFRVLIMTVLACIRMQCRYNRARPLTKELLARDPYSLRGVRKLIDGCAFRIYGHWVKKGEQQNRAALFQNTAKIVLLGLEDLES from the exons ATGACTCGTGATCTCATTCTTGGAGATGAACTGCCCGACTGGGTGGGAGCAAAAGAATTTTATCAGAAATACGATCCCAAAGAAGTCATTGGCAG AGGTGTGAGCAGTGTGGTGCGCAGatgtgtacacaaacacacaggacAAGAGTATGCGGTTAAAATCATTGAGATCACAGAAGAGAAAATGACAGAGCAGCAACTGGAAGAAGTGAAGAGCTCCACACTAAAAGAGATCCACGTGCTCAACCTAGTGAAGGGTCACCCGTCCATCA TCACACTTATTGATTCCTATGAGACAACTACCTTCATATTTTTGGTCTTTGACCT CATGAGAAGAGGAGAACTCTTTGACTACTTAACTGAAAAAGTCACTCTCAGCGAGAAAGAGACAAG GAGTATGATGCGTGCTCTTCTGGAGGCAGTCCAGTATCTGCATTCTCTAAATATTGTACATCGAGACCTCAAACCTGAAAATGTTCTGCTAGATGACCAGGGACACATTAAATTGTCTGACTTTGGTTTTTCGGTCCAACTGCAGCCTAATGAAAAACTAAGAG agttatGTGGAACTCCAGGCTATCTGGCACCAGAGATTCTGAAATGCTCCATGGATGAGACACATGAGGGGTATGGAAAAGAGGTTGACCT GTGGGCATGTGGTGTCATCCTGTTCACACTTCTGGCTGGATCTCCACCTTTCTGGCATCGTAAACAGCTGCTCATGCTGAGAATGATCATGGAAGGCCGGTACCAGTTTAGTTCTCCGGAGTGGGACGACAGGTCGGACACTGTCAAAGACTTG ATCTCAAGGCTTTTAGTGGTTGAACCCACATTTCGCCTCACGGCCGAGCAAGCTTTGGCTCATCCTTTCTTCTGTCAGTACCAAAAGGAAGAAGTGCGGCTCTTTAGTCCCAGAAAGACGTTTAGA GTCTTGATCATGACTGTTTTGGCCTGTATACGAATGCAGTGCCGCTACAATCGAGCCAGACCGCTAACAAAGGAGCTTCTGGCAAGAGACCCGTATTCCCTGCGTGGTGTGCGGAAGCTTATCGATGGCTGTGCTTTCCGCATATATGGACACTGGGTGAAGAAAGGAGAGCAACAGAACCGAGCTGCTCTGTTCCAGAACACAGCTAAAATCGTTCTGCTGGGCCTTGAAGACCTTGAAAGCTAA
- the LOC130569212 gene encoding uncharacterized protein LOC130569212 isoform X1, which yields MFDVKAAERNDVYCLLCHKPQDNLPVHLARECMKKSTPEERAPEVQKARASNRDWIRSNRTWDYKQLCELLSDRRSRITMVKELLRRGFFIKNQPQESDVTLDPDDNSATTAPATTTMTTTAAAARSATSSTREADYSSSSCVSDEEDGRTKSSSVWMKMKGAGLHQKFPSQAKLLVDFKKYLTEALRVPHWQQQVDNVSRFLRYMQPTGDEPTLDFLSKSTETEEFVKTLQHTKMNAATILKYFKSIYKFLEYLLTRVDLQRADSQLQSSCKNYRQLLNTLRKTVYSNKTCDTRHRQDVDGVPSITDCQRILRVAEPDFLRINGNLQNGLALSNTEKTMYRYYCEALLVFCHMQRPQAVENLTDAEWVKRIQHGGRVVTGTSSMQIALTLDEEAWFQMYYKQIRPDSIRHGKFSRGFFLSSSGEAVHSVSQDMNHFHELYKLSTSKSQDVRRAVETAAKNLTADQQKAIRIYLACGTADSKMLQPHKIVDTAVLLDSLSGKSEETSAAATSDVIMGQHTFQKDFSAFVARFPVSLEGQPPCKKQRVDSGYPEDATFYLKWRASQYAKRLEYLM from the exons ATGTTTGATGTAAA AGCTGCTGAGCGCAACGACGTGTACTGTTTGCTGTGCCACAAGCCACAGGACAACCTCCCTGTTCACCTGGCCAGGGAGTGCATGAAGAAAAGCACACCAGAAGAAAGAGCGCCTGAGGTGCAGAAGGCCAGGGCTTCCAACAGAGACTGGATCCGCAGCAACAGGACCTGGGATTATAAGCAGCTATGTGAGCTCCTGTCTGATAGACGCTCGCGGATCACCATGGTGAAGGAGCTTCTCCGGCGTGGTTTTTTCATCAAGAACCAGCCCCAGGAGTCTGACGTGACGCTAGACCCTGACGATAACTCTGCCACCACTGCCCCTGCCACCACTACGATGACCACCACTGCTGCCGCTGCCAGATCTGCCACATCTTCAACACGAGAGGCTGACTATTCATCGTCTTCATGTGTATCTGATGAGGAAGACGGCAGAACAAAGTCCTCCTCTGTGTGGATGAAGATGAAAGGGGCAGGTCTGCATCAAAAGTTCCCTTCTCAGGCCAAGCTCCTAGTGGACTTTAAAAAGTACCTGACTGAGGCACTGAGGGTTCCACACTGGCAACAGCAG GTGGACAACGTGTCTCGCTTTTTGCGGTACATGCAGCCCACTGGGGACGAGCCGACTCTGGACTTCCTGTCCAAAAGCACAGAGACCGAGGAGTTTGTGAAGACCCTTCAGCACACTAAGATGAATGCAGCCACCATCCTTAAATATTTCAAGAGCATTTACAAGTTCTTGGAATACCTGTTGACAAGGGTGGATCTTCAAAGAGCAGACTCACAGCTTCAGAGCAGCTGCAAGAACTACCGGCAACTGCTGAACACTCTGCGGAAGACCGTATACAGTAACAAGACGTGTGATACCAG ACACAGACAGGATGTTGATGGAGTGCCCAGCATTACAGATTGCCAGAGGATTTTGAGAGTGGCAGAGCCAGACTTCTTGAGGATCAATGGGAATCTGCAGAATGGATTAGCGCTCTCAAATACAGAGAAGACGATGTACCGCTACTACTGTGAAGCGCTCTTGGTCTTCTGCCACATGCAGCGTCCTCAAGCTGTGGAAAACTTGACA GATGCAGAGTGGGTGAAGAGAATTCAACACGGTGGCAGGGTTGTGACTGGGACTTCCAGCATGCAGATTGCGTTGACGCTAGATGAGGAAGCT TGGTTTCAGATGTACTACAAGCAGATCAGGCCTGACAGCATTCGGCATGGAAAGTTCTCCAGAGGTTTTTTCCTTTCATCGTCCGGCGAGGCTGTTCACAGCGTCTCACAAGACATGAACCACTTCCATGAATT GTACAAACTCTCCACCTCAAAGAGTCAGGATGTGCGGAGGGCTGTTGAGACGGCTGCAAAAAACCTCACGGCGGACCAACAGAAGGCCATAAGGATTTACCTGGCTTGTGGCACTGCAGATTCTAAAATGCTGCAGCCTCACAAAATTGTGGACACAGCCGTGCTGCTGGATTCCTTGTCTGG CAAGAGTGAAGAAACTTCTGCAGCAGCTACATCTGACGTCATCATGGGGCAACACACTTTCCAGAAAGACTTTTCTGCCTTTGTGGCCAGATTCCCAGTTTCACTGGAGGGCCAGCCACCGTGCAAAAAGCAGCGGGTCGACTCTGGATATCCTGAAGACGCCACCTTTTACCTCAAGTGGCGAGCTTCCCAGTATGCGAAGCGATTGGAATATCTGATGT AA
- the LOC130569212 gene encoding uncharacterized protein LOC130569212 isoform X2 → MKKSTPEERAPEVQKARASNRDWIRSNRTWDYKQLCELLSDRRSRITMVKELLRRGFFIKNQPQESDVTLDPDDNSATTAPATTTMTTTAAAARSATSSTREADYSSSSCVSDEEDGRTKSSSVWMKMKGAGLHQKFPSQAKLLVDFKKYLTEALRVPHWQQQVDNVSRFLRYMQPTGDEPTLDFLSKSTETEEFVKTLQHTKMNAATILKYFKSIYKFLEYLLTRVDLQRADSQLQSSCKNYRQLLNTLRKTVYSNKTCDTRHRQDVDGVPSITDCQRILRVAEPDFLRINGNLQNGLALSNTEKTMYRYYCEALLVFCHMQRPQAVENLTDAEWVKRIQHGGRVVTGTSSMQIALTLDEEAWFQMYYKQIRPDSIRHGKFSRGFFLSSSGEAVHSVSQDMNHFHELYKLSTSKSQDVRRAVETAAKNLTADQQKAIRIYLACGTADSKMLQPHKIVDTAVLLDSLSGKSEETSAAATSDVIMGQHTFQKDFSAFVARFPVSLEGQPPCKKQRVDSGYPEDATFYLKWRASQYAKRLEYLM, encoded by the exons ATGAAGAAAAGCACACCAGAAGAAAGAGCGCCTGAGGTGCAGAAGGCCAGGGCTTCCAACAGAGACTGGATCCGCAGCAACAGGACCTGGGATTATAAGCAGCTATGTGAGCTCCTGTCTGATAGACGCTCGCGGATCACCATGGTGAAGGAGCTTCTCCGGCGTGGTTTTTTCATCAAGAACCAGCCCCAGGAGTCTGACGTGACGCTAGACCCTGACGATAACTCTGCCACCACTGCCCCTGCCACCACTACGATGACCACCACTGCTGCCGCTGCCAGATCTGCCACATCTTCAACACGAGAGGCTGACTATTCATCGTCTTCATGTGTATCTGATGAGGAAGACGGCAGAACAAAGTCCTCCTCTGTGTGGATGAAGATGAAAGGGGCAGGTCTGCATCAAAAGTTCCCTTCTCAGGCCAAGCTCCTAGTGGACTTTAAAAAGTACCTGACTGAGGCACTGAGGGTTCCACACTGGCAACAGCAG GTGGACAACGTGTCTCGCTTTTTGCGGTACATGCAGCCCACTGGGGACGAGCCGACTCTGGACTTCCTGTCCAAAAGCACAGAGACCGAGGAGTTTGTGAAGACCCTTCAGCACACTAAGATGAATGCAGCCACCATCCTTAAATATTTCAAGAGCATTTACAAGTTCTTGGAATACCTGTTGACAAGGGTGGATCTTCAAAGAGCAGACTCACAGCTTCAGAGCAGCTGCAAGAACTACCGGCAACTGCTGAACACTCTGCGGAAGACCGTATACAGTAACAAGACGTGTGATACCAG ACACAGACAGGATGTTGATGGAGTGCCCAGCATTACAGATTGCCAGAGGATTTTGAGAGTGGCAGAGCCAGACTTCTTGAGGATCAATGGGAATCTGCAGAATGGATTAGCGCTCTCAAATACAGAGAAGACGATGTACCGCTACTACTGTGAAGCGCTCTTGGTCTTCTGCCACATGCAGCGTCCTCAAGCTGTGGAAAACTTGACA GATGCAGAGTGGGTGAAGAGAATTCAACACGGTGGCAGGGTTGTGACTGGGACTTCCAGCATGCAGATTGCGTTGACGCTAGATGAGGAAGCT TGGTTTCAGATGTACTACAAGCAGATCAGGCCTGACAGCATTCGGCATGGAAAGTTCTCCAGAGGTTTTTTCCTTTCATCGTCCGGCGAGGCTGTTCACAGCGTCTCACAAGACATGAACCACTTCCATGAATT GTACAAACTCTCCACCTCAAAGAGTCAGGATGTGCGGAGGGCTGTTGAGACGGCTGCAAAAAACCTCACGGCGGACCAACAGAAGGCCATAAGGATTTACCTGGCTTGTGGCACTGCAGATTCTAAAATGCTGCAGCCTCACAAAATTGTGGACACAGCCGTGCTGCTGGATTCCTTGTCTGG CAAGAGTGAAGAAACTTCTGCAGCAGCTACATCTGACGTCATCATGGGGCAACACACTTTCCAGAAAGACTTTTCTGCCTTTGTGGCCAGATTCCCAGTTTCACTGGAGGGCCAGCCACCGTGCAAAAAGCAGCGGGTCGACTCTGGATATCCTGAAGACGCCACCTTTTACCTCAAGTGGCGAGCTTCCCAGTATGCGAAGCGATTGGAATATCTGATGT AA
- the cbx1b gene encoding chromobox protein homolog 1b, whose translation MSQTSESPADTAVTEAPVPQSETKQSTTGKKQNKKKVDEVVEEEEEEYVVEKVLDRRVVKGRVEYLLKWKGFSDEDNTWEPEDNLDCPDLIAEFLQSQKTAETGSKRRADTDGDGKESKKRKDEPEKLRGFARGLDPERIIGATDSSGELMFLMKWKNSDEADLVPAKEANVKCPQVVISFYEERLTWHSYPTEEEEKKDDKN comes from the exons ATGAGCCAAACGTCAGAGTCTCCAGCCGATACTGCTGTGACTGAAG CTCCTGTTCCACAATCTGAGACCAAGCAGTCAACAACCgggaagaaacaaaacaaaaagaaagtggACGAGGTggtggaggaagaagaggaggagtaCGTTGTGGAGAAGGTCCTGGATCGGCGTGTTGTGAAGGGAAGAGTTGAATACCTTCTCAAATGGAAAGGCTTTTCTGA TGAGGACAACACCTGGGAACCAGAGGACAACCTGGACTGTCCTGACCTCATAGCAGAATTCCTACAGTCACAGAAAACTGCCGAAACTGGAAGCAAGAGACGGGCCGACACAGACGGAGATGGAAAGGAGTCTAAAAAGCGCAAGGATGAG CCTGAGAAACTCAGAGGTTTTGCACGTGGTTTGGATCCTGAGAGGATTATTGGTGCTACAGACTCCAGTGGAGAGCTCATGTTCCTCATGAAATG GAAAAACTCTGATGAAGCTGATCTTGTACCAGCCAAAGAGGCGAATGTAAAGTGCCCACAAGTGGTCATTTCCTTTTACGAGGAACGCCTCACCTGGCATTCGTACCCTACTGAagaggaagaaaaaaaagatgataaaaattaa